Below is a genomic region from Bradyrhizobium sp. 1(2017).
GCCGGCGACGGCCAGACCAAGCTCAACGCCGTCATCAACGGCCAGGCCGATCTCCTGCTCGGCTACGTCATGGACCAGTCGATGAAGATCAAGGACGCCACCGGCAAGGACGTCTACCCGATCAAGTTCGCCGACTACGGCATCAACATGGTGTCCTCGGGCGTCATCGCCAACGCCGACTATGTGAAGGCCAATGCCGATCTCGTCCGTCGTTTCATGTCGGCGACGACCAAGGCGGTCGAAGCTGCCGAGAAGGAGCCGAAGGCCGCGGCGCAGGCGATCCTCGACGCCAATCCCAAGGGCGGCAAGATCGACACGCTGACGCAGGGCTTCGAGCTGACCATTCCGCTCTACCGGACCGCGGAGACCAAGAGCAAGCGGCCGTTCCAGGTCACCGATCAGAACATGACGGATTCGGTCAATCTGATGGTCGAATATGGCGGTCTCGATGCCAAGGCCAAGGAGAACCCGAAGGCCTTCTACACCAACGACTATCTGCCGAAGAGTGGCTCGTGAAACCTGCGACGATCATGAGCGAAACCGCGCAGCCGGCCGCACATCTGAGACTGGTGAGCGACCGGGCTGCCGGCGATGCGTCGGGCATCAAGCTGTCGGGCGTGTCCAAGACCTACCGGACGCGGGACGGCGACGTGCCGTCGCTGCGTCCGCTCGACTTCCACATCAATGACGGCGAGTTCTTCGTCGTGGTCGGCCCGAGCGGCTGCGGCAAGTCCACCTTGCTCAAGCTGATCTCGGGCCTGCTGCCGCCGACCACGGGCGAGATCCTGGTCGAGGGCGAGAAGGTGACGACGCCGCACGGCAATGTCGGCATCGTGTTCCAGAACGCTCTTCTGCTGCCCTGGCGCAACATCCTCAACAACGTGATGTTGCCGATCGACATGAAGCGGCTGCCGCGGGACAAATATCTCGCCCGCGCCAAGGAGCTCTTGAAGCTGGTCGGGCTCGAAGGCTTCGAGAAAAAGCTGCCGTGGCAGCTCTCCGGCGGCATGCAGCAGCGCGCCTCGATATGCCGCGCGCTGGTGCACGATCCCAAGATCATGCTGATGGACGAGCCGTTCGGCGCGCTCGATGCGCTGACGCGGGAGCGCATGAATGTCGAGCTGATGCGGATCCAGCGCGAGACCCGGAAGACGGTGCTCTTGATCACGCATTCGATTCCGGAGGCGGTGTTCCTGGCCGACCGCGTTCTGGTCATGACCGAGCGCCCCGGTGCGATCGCGGCGATCTACGACGTGCCGCTGCCGCGCCCGCGTTCGCTCGACGTGATGGCCGATCCGGTCTTCACCGAGCTGGTGCAGCGCATCCGAAAGCATTTCTTCTCGCAAGGTTCTCTGGACTAAAGCCATGGCGCCGCGCCTGAAGCTGCGAGACATCGCCTTCTTCGAACGTCCCGTGCAGTTCGCGCGGCCGTTCCGCTTTGGCGCGATCACGATCGACGCGACGCCGCAGCTGTTCGTGCGCGCCGAGATCGACGTCGAGGGCAGGGGAAGCGCGATCGGCGCCGCTGCCGAGCTGCTGGTGCCGAAATGGTTCGACAAGCGGCCGGAGCTGTCGCCGGCGCAGACGGTGGATGGCTTGCGGCGGTCGCTCGAGATTGCGCGCGGGCTCTATCTGGCACGCACCGGATATCAGACTGCGTTCGATCTGCATGCCTCGTGCATCGGAGCCCAGGTCGCGACCTGCGCGAAGAAGAACATTCCGCCGCTCGCAGCGGCTTACGGCCCGGCCGAGATCGACAAGGCGATCCTCGATGCTCTGTTGCGCGCCGCCGGGACCAGCTTCTTCGACGGGATGGCCGCAAACATCGCCGGCATCGATGCGCGGCTCTCACCTGACCTGAGCGAGAGGGACATCAGGACGTTTCTTTCCGGCCGGGTGCCGCTCGAGCGTGTTGCCATCAGGCACACCGTCGGCCTTGATGATGTCGTCGAAGGCGAGGGCGGCGTTGCCGATCCGCGCGAAAACGCTGGTGCGCGCTACTTCAAGCTCAAGCTGTCGGGCGATCCCGCAGCCGATGGGGCGCGACTCGCCCGCATCGGCAAGGAGCTCGCTACGCTCGGACACGACCACAAGGTGACGCTCGACGCCAATGAGCAATATGCCGACCTCGCCGCGCTGCAGTCACTGATGGACCGGCTCGATCGTGACGCCGCGCTGCGCCCGATCGCGACGCGCCTGCTCTATGTCGAGCAGCCGATGCCGCGCGACATCACGCGGCAATCGCCGCTCGGCGCACTGGCCGCGCACGGCTTCATCATCGACGAGGCCGACGATTCCTATGATGCGTTCCCGGCAGCGCGGGCGCTGGGCTATTGCGGCATTTCCTCGAAATCCTGCAAGGGTCTCTACAAGTCCATCGTCAATGCGACGCGGGCGGCGAAATGGAGCGCGGGCGGCGAGAGGTTTGTCGTGACCGGCGAAGACCTCACTTGCCAGGCCGGCCTCGCCGTGCAGCAGGACCTCGCGCTCGGCGCCTTCATCGGCGTCACCCATGCCGAGCGCAACGGCCATCACTATGTCGACGGTTTTGGCGGGACGCCGGCGGCCGAAGCGCAGGCCTTCGCGGCCGCGCATCCCGATCTCTACGCCGATGCCGGGCAGGGCATCCGGCTTTCCATTCACAACGGCGATCTCCTGACGGGATCGCTTCACGCTGCGGGCTTTGCGACGTCGGTCCATCCGGACTGGTCGGCACTCCGCCCGCTCGAACAGCCAACATCACTTCAGGAGCAATCAGCATGACCACGCAGCGCCTCGGCCTCATCATGAACGGCGTCACCGGCCGCATGGGGCTCAACCAGCACCTGATACGCTCGATCGTCGCAATCCGCGACCAGGGCGGCGTCCGCCTGAAGAACGGCGATCGCGTGATGCCGGACCCGATCCTGGTCGGCCGCAGCGCCGACAAGGTCGAGGCGCTCGCCAAGCGCTACAACATCACGCGCTGGACCACCGACCTCGACGCCGCGCTCGCCGACAAGAACGATACCATGTTCTTCGATGCCGCGACCACGCAGGCGCGCCCCGGTCTGCTCACGCAGGCCATCAACGCCGGCAAGCATGTCTATTGCGAGAAGCCGATTGCGACGAACTTCGAGGAGGCCGTCGAGGTCGTGAAGCTTGCGAATGCCAAGGGCGTCAAGCACGGCACGGTGCAGGACAAGCTGTTCCTGCCCGGCCTGAAGAAGATCGCGTTCCTGCGCGATTCCGGTTTCTTCGGCCGCATTCTCTCGGTGCGGGGCGAGTTCGGCTATTGGGTGTTCGAAGGCGGCTGGCAGGAGGCGCAGCGGCCGTCCTGGAACTACCGCGACGAGGACGGCGGCGGCATCATCCTCGACATGGTCTGCCACTGGCGCTACGTGCTCGACAACCTCTTCGGCAACGTCCAGAGCGTGGTCTGCATCGGCAACACCGACATTCCCGAGCGCTTCGACGAGCAGGGCAAGAAGTACAAGGCGACCGCGGATGATTCCGCCTATGCGACCTTCCAGCTCGAGGGCGGCGTCATCGCGCACATCAACATGTCCTGGGTGACGCGCGTCTATCGCGACGACCTCGTGACCTTCCAGGTCGACGGCACCCACGGCTCGGCGGTCGCGGGCCTCACCGACTGCATGATCCAGGCGCGGCAGGCTACCCCGAGGCCGGTCTGGAATCCCGACGAGAAGCGGCTGCACGATTTCTACGGCGACTGGCAGAAGCTGCCCGACAACGTCACCTACGACAACGGCTTCAAGGAGCAGTGGGAGATGTTCATCCGCCACGTCTACGAGGATGCGCCCTACAAGTTCACGCTGCTCGAAGGCGCCAAGGGCGTGCAGCTCGCCGAATGCGCGCTGAAGAGCTGGAAGGAGCGCCGCTGGATCGACGTCGCCCCGATCAAGGCGTGAGGTCTATTGGATATTCTCAATGTTGAACCGTCATTGCGAGGAGCGAAGCGACGAAGCAATCCAGACCGTTGCCGCGAAGGCACTCTGGATTGCTTCGCTTCGCTCGCAATGACGGGGAAAGGTCTGAAATCATGAACAAGCCCGTCCAACCCATGTCGTCGTTGTCGCTCAAACTGCCGAAGGCCGACCGCTCGATCGAGACCTACCGGCTGGCGGCCTCGCGCACGTTTCCCGCAAAGCTCGAGGGACCGCTGAACCGCATCGCCTTCTCGGCCGTGCACACGGTCGCCGATCCCTTTGCCGACAACGATCCCTGGCTTTCGGTCGCGGTCGACTGGGACAAGACCATCGCCTTCCGTGAGCATGTCTGGGATCTCGGCCTCGGCGTTGCCGAAGCCATGGACACCGCGCAGCGTGGCATGGGGCTGGACTGGCCGACCTCGCTGGAGCTGATCACGCGTTCGGTCGGCGCCGCCAAGCGCCGCAACGCGCTGGTGTTCTCCGGCGCGGGTACTGACCATCTCGCGGTCGAGGATGCCAGAAACCTCGACGACGTGATCCGCGCCTACGAGGAGCAAATCTCGGCGGTCGAAAAGGTCGGCGGCCGCATCATCCTGATGGCATCGCGCGCGCTGGCCAAGCTCGGCCGCAATGCGGACGATTACGCCAAGGTCTATAACCGTGTGCTGTCGCAGGTCCGTGAGCCCGTAATCATTCACTGGCTCGGCGACATGTTCGATCCCGCGCTGACGGGATATTGGGGCACCGGGGATCTCGACAAGGCGATGGACACGGCCGTCGCCATCATCAACGGCAACGCCGGCAAGGTCGACGGCGTCAAGGTCTCGCTGCTGGACAAGCAGCGCGAGATCGACATGCGCCGGCGCCTCGACAAGCGCATCAAGATGTATACCGGCGACGACTTCAATTATGCGGAGCTGATCGCCGGCGACGAGCAGGGCTTTTCGCATGCGCTGCTGGGCATCTTCGATGCCATCGCGCCGGCGGCGTCCTACGCGCTGTCGCGGCTGGCAGCCGGGGATGAAGCCGGCTTCCACGACGTGCTGGGGCCGACCGTGCCGCTGTCGCGTCACATCTTCAAGGCGCCGACCCGCTTCTACAAGACCGGCGTCGTGTTCATGGCCTATCTCAACGGTCACCAGGATCATTTCACCATGGTCGGGGGACAAGAGAGCGCGCGCTCGATGCTGCATCTGGCCGAGCTGTTCCGGCTGGCCGATCAGGCCGGCCTGCTTGCCAATCCGGAGCTGGCGACGCAACGGATGAAGACCGTGCTGGCCTCGCATGGACTTGAATCCTGATGCGTGATTTCTCCTCCGACCACCGCTGGCTGTCGCTGAACACGGCGACCGTCCGCAAGCAGGGTGACCTCGTCGCGATCATCGATGCCTGCGCGAAGCACGGCATTCGCGCCATCGATCCCTGGCGCGATCAGGTCGCGTCCGTCGGTCTCGAGCGCGCCGCGCGTGCGGTACGCGATGCCGGCCTCGATCTGTCGGGCTATTGCCGCGGCGGCATGTTCACCACGGACGCTTCGCGCCGGGGCGAGGTGCGCGACGACAACAGGCGCTGCGTCGATGAAGCCAAGGCGCTGGGCGCGCCCTGCATCGTCCTCGTCGTCGGCGGCCTGCCGCAATATTCGCGGCCGGGCAGCGAGGTCTCAAAGGACATCGCGGCGGCGCGTGGGCAGGTCGAGGACGCTCTCGCCGACATGCTCGACTATGCCAGACAGGCAAACCTGCCGCTGGCGATCGAGCCCCTGCATCCGGCCTATGCGGCGGACCGCGCCTGCGTGAACACCACGAAGCAGGCGCTCGACATCTGCGACCGGCTCGACCCTGATCGCACCGGCATGCTCGGCGTCGCCCTCGACGTCTATCACATCTGGTGGGACCCCGAGCTGACGGGCCAGATCGCGCGCGCCGGCAAGGATCGCCTGCTCGCGTTCCATGTCTGCGACTGGCTGGTGCCGACCAAAGACATCCTCAACGACCGCGGCATGATGGGCGACGGCGTCATCGACATCAAATCGGTGCGTCAGGCGGTCGAAGCGCAGGGCTTTGCCGGCTACTCCGAGATCGAGATCTTCTCCAACGATTGGTGGGGCAAGTCGATGGACGAGGTGCTCCGCACCTGCATCGCACGGCATAAGACGGTGGTGTAGAGAGCCCTGGCGCTTGTCCAAGTTCGCCATTGAACCGAAGCCGATGTGGGATAGATTAGCTGTCCATGAAAGAGATGCTGGCCCATCTGGAATTGCTCCGCGTGCAAATGGCTGAGTGCGAGCGCCTTCAACAGGCAGCAAGCAGCCAGCTCAAGCGCGACGTCTATGCGCGGGCGCTTACGCGCTACAATGCAATCGCAAGAGAGCTGGAACGAGCGATAGCATGCCTGCCCGACTTCAGGCCCCTGCGTCGGCCACAATGGTAACGCGCGGAAGAGGGAGACGACCGCCTCAGTTGAAGGCGGATGCGTTGCATCGGACCCCCGTGTTGACGACTGGCGCTTCTGGCCCATCGCGCCGTCTCGCCGCGGTGCGACTGATCGCTACCATGTGACATTTTTCCACTTGCCGAGGGACGCAACAGCCTAGACTGAGGCCAATGCGTGAGCGTGGCCAACGAGCCCGGCCGGGTCTGGAAGCGACCGCCAATGAAGCATTGGATCCACTGGCTGCCGGCAATCGAAACGGTCCGTCGATATGAGGCGGCGTGGCTTCCGCGCGATATCTTCGCTGGACTCGTCCTGGCGACGATGCTGGTCCCGGTTGGAATTGCGTACGCGGTAGCATCGGGCTTGCCTGGCATCCACGGTCTGTACGCAACGATCGTGCCGCTGCTGGTCTATGCGTTGTTCGGCCCCAGCCGCATCCTCGTTCTGGGGCCGGACTCGGCACTGGCAGCTGTCATTCTCGGCGTTGTGCTTCCGTTGTCCGGTTGCGATCCTCTTCGCGCCGTAACGCTCGCTGCCATGATGGCGATCGTTTCAGGGACGGTGTGTATTCTAGCCGGCATCGCGCGCTTGGGTTTTGTGACCGAGCTTCTCTCCAAGCCGATACGGTACGGCTATATGAACGGAATTGCATTGACCGTACTGATCAGCCAACTGCCAAAGCTCTTCGGCTTCTCGATCGAGGGCGAAGGACCTTTGCGGAGCCTTTGGGCGATCGCCGGTGCAATCCTTGACGGAAGGATAAACTGGGTCGCATTCGGGATTGGGCTCGGCACGCTGATGGTCATCCTGCTGCTCCAGAACAACAAGCGGCTGCCAGGTATTCTGATTGCGGTCGTTGGGGCGACCGGCATCGTCGGCCTGCTTGAACTTGGGACCCGTTACGGCGTGGCGGTTCTGGGTTCTCTTCCGCAGGGCCTGCCGGGGTTCGCGATCCCCTGGATCACCTACGGCGATATCG
It encodes:
- a CDS encoding ABC transporter substrate-binding protein; translated protein: MKRWIGAVSAVLMTFAAMPAQAADKVVLMLNWYVYGEHAPFYYGKAKGIYASEGIDLEIQEGRGSAATTQAVAAKTADFGYVDVPTMMRAAIKGAPVVATGVLLQTSPMSAMGFADKNIKKPEDIKGKTVAITPADSMTQIWPLFLKKTGLKESDFKTVAGDGQTKLNAVINGQADLLLGYVMDQSMKIKDATGKDVYPIKFADYGINMVSSGVIANADYVKANADLVRRFMSATTKAVEAAEKEPKAAAQAILDANPKGGKIDTLTQGFELTIPLYRTAETKSKRPFQVTDQNMTDSVNLMVEYGGLDAKAKENPKAFYTNDYLPKSGS
- a CDS encoding ABC transporter ATP-binding protein, coding for MSETAQPAAHLRLVSDRAAGDASGIKLSGVSKTYRTRDGDVPSLRPLDFHINDGEFFVVVGPSGCGKSTLLKLISGLLPPTTGEILVEGEKVTTPHGNVGIVFQNALLLPWRNILNNVMLPIDMKRLPRDKYLARAKELLKLVGLEGFEKKLPWQLSGGMQQRASICRALVHDPKIMLMDEPFGALDALTRERMNVELMRIQRETRKTVLLITHSIPEAVFLADRVLVMTERPGAIAAIYDVPLPRPRSLDVMADPVFTELVQRIRKHFFSQGSLD
- a CDS encoding Gfo/Idh/MocA family protein: MTTQRLGLIMNGVTGRMGLNQHLIRSIVAIRDQGGVRLKNGDRVMPDPILVGRSADKVEALAKRYNITRWTTDLDAALADKNDTMFFDAATTQARPGLLTQAINAGKHVYCEKPIATNFEEAVEVVKLANAKGVKHGTVQDKLFLPGLKKIAFLRDSGFFGRILSVRGEFGYWVFEGGWQEAQRPSWNYRDEDGGGIILDMVCHWRYVLDNLFGNVQSVVCIGNTDIPERFDEQGKKYKATADDSAYATFQLEGGVIAHINMSWVTRVYRDDLVTFQVDGTHGSAVAGLTDCMIQARQATPRPVWNPDEKRLHDFYGDWQKLPDNVTYDNGFKEQWEMFIRHVYEDAPYKFTLLEGAKGVQLAECALKSWKERRWIDVAPIKA
- a CDS encoding dihydrodipicolinate synthase family protein; the encoded protein is MNKPVQPMSSLSLKLPKADRSIETYRLAASRTFPAKLEGPLNRIAFSAVHTVADPFADNDPWLSVAVDWDKTIAFREHVWDLGLGVAEAMDTAQRGMGLDWPTSLELITRSVGAAKRRNALVFSGAGTDHLAVEDARNLDDVIRAYEEQISAVEKVGGRIILMASRALAKLGRNADDYAKVYNRVLSQVREPVIIHWLGDMFDPALTGYWGTGDLDKAMDTAVAIINGNAGKVDGVKVSLLDKQREIDMRRRLDKRIKMYTGDDFNYAELIAGDEQGFSHALLGIFDAIAPAASYALSRLAAGDEAGFHDVLGPTVPLSRHIFKAPTRFYKTGVVFMAYLNGHQDHFTMVGGQESARSMLHLAELFRLADQAGLLANPELATQRMKTVLASHGLES
- a CDS encoding sugar phosphate isomerase/epimerase family protein yields the protein MRDFSSDHRWLSLNTATVRKQGDLVAIIDACAKHGIRAIDPWRDQVASVGLERAARAVRDAGLDLSGYCRGGMFTTDASRRGEVRDDNRRCVDEAKALGAPCIVLVVGGLPQYSRPGSEVSKDIAAARGQVEDALADMLDYARQANLPLAIEPLHPAYAADRACVNTTKQALDICDRLDPDRTGMLGVALDVYHIWWDPELTGQIARAGKDRLLAFHVCDWLVPTKDILNDRGMMGDGVIDIKSVRQAVEAQGFAGYSEIEIFSNDWWGKSMDEVLRTCIARHKTVV